The following coding sequences are from one Dermacentor silvarum isolate Dsil-2018 chromosome 4, BIME_Dsil_1.4, whole genome shotgun sequence window:
- the LOC125945197 gene encoding uncharacterized protein LOC125945197, producing the protein MDDGAWRRSRRQPGGDEVKEAADAQWTSFDVWLPALTAGTVTGALHFWTLRPPAILRKSVVAAAGACMGTLLVGCFVNVRRDARAIKNSAPPMQPELARSWDDDDHRPAYTDDLPRGQRLPRKSIGLKNFRMDDA; encoded by the exons ATGGACGACGGTGCCTGGCGCAGGAGTCGGCGCCAGCCGGGCGGCGACGAAGTCAAGGAGGCGGCGGACGCCCAGTGGACCTCTTTCGACGTCTGGCTACCGGCGCTGACCGCAGGCACTGTGACTGGCGCGCTGCACTTCTGGACGCTGCGACCACCCGCCATCTTGCGCAAGAGTGTGGTTGCGGCTGCCGGCGCCTGCATGGGCACCCTGCTCGTCGGCTGCTTCGTCAACGTCCGGCGGGACGCCAGGGCGATCA AGAATTCAGCACCGCCCATGCAGCCGGAGCTGGCCCGGTCGTGGGACGATGACGATCACCGACCAGCGTACACCGATGACCTGCCCAGGGGACAGAGGCTGCCGCGGAAGTCCATAGGGCTGAAGAACTTCCGCATGGATGACGCCTAG